From a single Papaver somniferum cultivar HN1 unplaced genomic scaffold, ASM357369v1 unplaced-scaffold_19, whole genome shotgun sequence genomic region:
- the LOC113338424 gene encoding F-box/kelch-repeat protein At3g06240-like produces the protein MDADSASSSQQIEMIQVDSAIKRTRCLQVLGSCNGLVCLKSRDENLIYVWNPSTKEFKEIAKHPYQDGLHPARCRFGYGYDSKTGEYMLGRIYACPEIYNELSIYSLASNFLNIPYLLPTSIQQPVFIDGTLYWIVHRDTESMCSFNIANESFHEFPHLANLELCVIRGCFYLSGVVWKSYSRGIWIMSECGAREPWTKVFDVNTTFDWQENLIHVFKNGEILLQRWWECRDFYLYDPSRGKDSHRKVKLNGIVEMGELFQYVESLDLVTAFIFELATWQPLQFQFDFSTFVFAVSPPSILL, from the exons ATGGATGCTGATTCAGCATCGTCGTCGCAACAAATCGAGATGATTCAAGTTGATTCTGCAATTAAACGGACACGGTGTTTACAAGTTTTGGGTTCTTGTAATGGCTTAGTTTGCTTAAAATCTAGGGATGAAAATTTGATTTACGTTTGGAATCCATCTACTAAAGAATTTAAGGAAATAGCCAAGCATCCGTATCAAGATGGATTACATCCTGCTCGATGTCGTTTTGGGTATGGTTACGATTCTAAGACGGGGGAATATATGCTGGGAAGAATTTATGCTTGTCCTGAGATCTATAATGAACTGAGTATTTATTCATTAGCCTCCAATTTTCTAAACATTCCTTATTTATTGCCAACTTCTATACAACAACCTGTGTTTATTGATGGGACTTTATATTGGATTGTACATCGTGATACCGAGTCAATGTGTTCCTTCAATATTGCTAATGAGAGTTTTCATGAATTTCCACATCTTGCCAATCTAGAATTGTGCGTAATTAGAGGTTGCTTTTACCTCTCTGGAGTTGTTTGGAAAAGCTACTCTCGTGGGATATGGATTATGTCAGAATGTGGTGCAAGAGAGCCTTGGACTAAAGTGTTTGACGTTAACACAACCTTCGATTGGCAGGAAAACCTTATACACGTTTTCAAAAATGGTGAGATTCTTTTGCAGAGGTGGTGGGAATGTAGGGATTTTTATCTCTATGACCCATCTCGAGGAAAAGATAGCCACAGAAAAGTGAAGCTCAATGGTATTGTCGAAATGGGTGAATTATTTCAGTATGTTGAGAGCTTG GATTTGGTAACTGCATTCATTTTTGAGCTTGCTACATGGCAGCCATTACAGTTTCAGTTTGATTTTAGTACTTTCGTTTTTGCTGTTAGCCCCCCTTCCATTCTCTTGTGA